In the genome of Vicia villosa cultivar HV-30 ecotype Madison, WI unplaced genomic scaffold, Vvil1.0 ctg.000351F_1_1, whole genome shotgun sequence, one region contains:
- the LOC131627174 gene encoding mitochondrial outer membrane protein porin 2-like, producing MAAARRDFVSEITLAKESSDVVVRVIQLWFVTDMNSKRKYYAMEMVLLDEKVVAVVDITRKFSANQNTITVGGSFAIDPLTQAKIRFNNYGKLGGQLQHEIFPKSVLNIFCKVGTKSLYKNPKFGFSIDLKP from the coding sequence ATGGCCGCTGCAAGACGCGATTTTGTTTCTGAGATCACACTGGCAAAGGAATCATCGGATGTTGTTGTTCGAGTTATTCAATTGTGGTTTGTGACAGACATGAATTCGAAACGAAAGTATTATGCGATGGAGATGGTTCTACTGGATGAGAAGGTTGTTGCTGTTGTGGATATTACAAGAAAGTTCTCAGCAAATCAGAATACTATTACGGTTGGCGGGTCTTTTGCTATTGACCCTCTGACACAGGCTAAAATAAGGTTCAATAATTATGGAAAACTTGGGGGACAGTTACAACACGAGATTTTCCCTAAGTCAGTGCTGAATATTTTTTGTAAGGTTGGTACCAAGTCCCTGTATAAAAATCCAAAGTTTGGTTTTTCCATTGATCTCAAACCTTGA